The following are encoded together in the Lagopus muta isolate bLagMut1 chromosome Z, bLagMut1 primary, whole genome shotgun sequence genome:
- the NR2F1 gene encoding COUP transcription factor 1: MAMVVSSWRDPQEDVAGGTPSGPNPAAQPAREQPPQQQGGSAAPHTPQTPSQPGPPPSTPGTAGDKGPGQQGSGQSQQHIECVVCGDKSSGKHYGQFTCEGCKSFFKRSVRRNLTYTCRANRNCPIDQHHRNQCQYCRLKKCLKVGMRREAVQRGRMPPTQPNPGQYALTNGDPLNGHCYLSGYISLLLRAEPYPTSRYGSQCMQPNNIMGIENICELAARLLFSAVEWARNIPFFPDLQITDQVALLRLTWSELFVLNAAQCSMPLHVAPLLAAAGLHASPMSADRVVAFMDHIRIFQEQVEKLKALHVDSAEYSCLKAIVLFTSDACGLSDAAHIESLQEKSQCALEEYVRSQYPNQPSRFGKLLLRLPSLRTVSSSVIEQLFFVRLVGKTPIETLIRDMLLSGSSFNWPYMSIQCS; this comes from the exons ATGGCAATGGTAGTTAGCAGCTGGCGAGATCCGCAGGAAGACGTGGCCGGGGGCACCCCGAGCGGCCCCAACCCCGCAGCGCAGCCTGCCCGGGAGCAGCCGCCCCAGCAGCAGGGGGGCTCGGCCGCCCCGCACACCCCGCAGACCCCCAGCCAGCCGGGACCCCCCCCTTCCACGCCGGGCACGGCCGGAGACAAGGGCCCGGGGCAGCAGGGCTCggggcagagccagcagcataTCGAGTGTGTGGTGTGCGGGGACAAGTCCAGCGGCAAGCACTACGGCCAATTCACCTGCGAGGGCTGCAAAAGTTTCTTCAAGAGGAGCGTCCGCAGGAACTTAACTTACACATGCCGTGCCAACAGGAACTGTCCCATCGACCAGCACCACCGCAACCAGTGCCAGTACTGCCGCCTCAAGAAGTGCCTCAAAGTGGGCATGAGGCGGGAAG CGGTTCAGCGAGGAAGAATGCCGCCCACCCAGCCCAATCCCGGCCAGTACGCCCTGACCAACGGGGACCCCCTGAACGGGCACTGCTATCTCTCGGGAtacatctccctgctgctgcgGGCCGAGCCCTACCCCACCTCCCGCTACGGCAGCCAGTGCATGCAGCCCAACAACATCATGGGCATCGAGAACATCTGCGAGCTGGCCGCCCGCCTGCTCTTCAGCGCCGTCGAGTGGGCCCGCAACATCCCCTTCTTCCCCGACCTGCAGATCACCGACCAGGTGGCCCTGCTGCGGCTTACCTGGAGCGAGCTCTTCGTGCTGAACGCGGCTCAGTGCTCCATGCCGCTGCACGTGGCCCCGCTGCTGGCCGCCGCCGGCCTCCACGCCTCCCCCATGTCGGCCGACCGCGTCGTCGCCTTCATGGACCACATCCGCATCTTCCAGGAGCAGGTGGAGAAGCTGAAGGCGCTGCACGTCGACTCGGCCGAGTACAGCTGCCTCAAAGCCATCGTCCTCTTCACCTCAG ACGCCTGCGGGCTGTCGGATGCGGCGCACATCGAGAGCCTGCAGGAGAAATCGCAGTGCGCGCTGGAGGAGTACGTACGGAGCCAGTACCCCAACCAACCCAGCCGCTTCGGCAAGCTGCTGCTGCGGCTGCCCTCCCTGCGCACCGTTTCCTCCTCCGTCATCGAGCAGCTCTTCTTCGTCCGCTTGGTAGGTAAAACCCCCATCGAGACCCTCATCAGGGATATGCTACTGTCGGGGAGCAGCTTCAACTGGCCTTACATGTCCATCCAGTGCTCCTAG
- the LOC125687402 gene encoding atherin-like yields the protein MAAGASDSRSASAPPPGLPGPRRAGPSRAAPSAAGRGARPPPAPAPPPPLPRRAGSRDRRREKERERKRESESEERHRERERRAREKEQRPAPSSAAADTRSNCLSSPPAPRRAPRLHRAEWLTAPCPGPGPRTPPCPDRSALRLHLSLPGPAPREPAAAAAAAAAAAPRRRPGPGGGERRPPPPPPPPLLPASASPDPASRRRPGFLYACASSAPVAPRPRVPVPVRVRVREWGAVCRACARVSACVCVSGVCLSWMPLPTALFAASDFAT from the exons ATGGCAGCCGGCGCCAGCGATTCCCGCTCGGCCTCCGCGCCACCGCCGGGGCTGCCGGGGccgcgccgggccgggccgagccgagccgcGCCGAGCGCCGCGGGGCGCGGAGCgcggccgcccccggcccccgccccgccgccgccgctcccccgcCGCGCCGGGAGTCGCGACCGCCGCCGAG agaaggagagagagagaaagagagagagcgAGAGCGAGGAGAGACACAGAGAGCGCGAGCGCCGAGCTCGAGAGAAAGAGCAGCGCCCGGCAccctcctccgccgccgccgaCACGAGATCAAACTGCCTCAgctccccgcccgccccccgccGCGCTCCCCGGCTCCACCGCGCTGAATGGCTGACGGCGCCCTGCCCTGGACCTGGCCCCCGGACACCTCCGTGCCCTGATCGCTCCGCTCTCCGCCTCCACCTCTCGCTCCCCGGCCCGGCGCCCCGAGAGCccgcagcggcggcggcggcggcagcggcggcagcaccgcggcggcggccgggcccCGGCGGCGGCGAGCGGcgacctcctcctcctcctcctcctcctcttcttcctgcttctgcttctcCGGATCCAGCTTCGCGGCGGCGCCCCGGCTTCCTCTATGCCTGCGCATCCTCCGCGCCCGTAGCGCCCAGACCGCGTGTGCCTGTGCCTGTGCGTGTGCGTGTGCGCGAGTGGGGAGCCGTGTGCCGGGCGTGTGCGCGCGTGTCTGCCTGCGTGTGCGTGTCCGGCGTGTGCCTCTCCTGGATGCCTCTCCCGACGGCCCTGTTCGCCGCTTCTGATTTTGCAACTTGA